A window of Sphingobacterium kitahiroshimense genomic DNA:
TTGATGCTATCCGTGGTACTAAACCATCTGCAATGGGAACCTGTATTGGTCTAGTAGTGGGTCTGGTTGCGATTACGCCGGCCGCCGGGTTTGTAACTGTTCCGCATTCATTAGTAATTGGTGCTGTAGCGGCAATTGTAAGTCGCCTTGTGGTCGATTGGCGTACCCGTTCAAAGGTCGATGATACGTTAGATGTTTTTCCTTGTCATGGTGTTGGAGGTATTGTAGGGATGATTTTGACAGGCGTATTTGCTCATAAAAAAATTAATGGTGCTGTTGAGCATAATGGTTTATTTTTTGGTGAAATAACCCTATTTAAGGCGCATATAATTGGTTTGTTTGCGTCCGCTGCTTTTATTTTAATTGTTGCTTTCTTATTGTTGAAAATAACAGATCTGATTTCACCCCTTCGTGCATCTGAAGAGGAGGAGTTATTAGGTATGGATATTTCACAACATGCAGAGAAATTATAAAGATTCCTTTCAATTCCCTTTCAATTAGAAACGCACACCATCGCTCGATGGGTGCGTTTTCTTTTTAAATGGGCATTTTGTAACAAGGCTTCGCTTTTAGAACGATATGCTATTTGATTTTTTTGTATTGGTCCAGAAAGGGTCTGTAGCCAGTACAAATTTTTTGGTTAATGTATAAGGCCGGAAATAATATTTATTGTTAATGCAACAACAAATGTATTTAAAGCGAAAGCGAGTAATCCATGAAACAGAACCACTCTTCTAATTTTTCGTGACGAAACTTCAATATCAGAAACTTGAAATGTACAACCGAGCACAAATGAAAAGTATGCAAAGTCCATATAATCAGGTTTTTCATTTCCTGGGAAATCCAATCCTTTACCAGTGGCACCGTCTGCATAGTACAGATGTGCGTAATGGAAGACATAGGTCGTATGTACCAAAAACCAAGAGCTCATCATACTTAATACACAGATGCTGATGCTTGCGCCCTTGGGCATATCGGTCGTACTATCTGTGATAATAATGAGAAGTACAGCGAACAAACAGGCAAAACTTGCCATTAAAATAAAAATGGATACAAATAGACGGCTTCCGTCTTCGGATGCCGCTTTTCTAACAATTCGGTTTACGGGCATCTGGTAAAAGATAAACCACGACACAGCGCTGTAACTCAAACTAAAGGTAATCCAAAAAAGTATAGCACTCATTAAGAGGTTTATATTTAGACAATAGCAAATAACAGCTGTTAGGATGCTAAAGGAAAATGAAAATATACATTTTTGAACCGGATTGAAATCCTGTATGATCGCCTTTATTTTCATCTTTAACAATCAAATTGCACATCTTGCTTATAGCTGCTTTTCTCCATATCGTTATCTCTTATTTGAGACGAAAGGATAAGCATAATACTGTTTTCTTCGTAATTGGTAGGGGTAGAAATAATAAAATCAAGTTTTCCATCACGATCAATATCTCCTACAAATAATGTTTTGATAAAAGTGTCATTAAATTGGTCAGCTTTGAACATATTTATCTCTGAGTTTCCGTTGAATGAACATGTTAATTTATAATTCTTAACATCGTGAAAGACTTCTTCATGGTTTTGCTCATTTGTTTGAATATTGGTTCCTACAATGTCACCATATCCTTTTAACAAGTATTTTTGGTTGTTAAAATTATACTGAACAGTTTCTTTAGGCCATATTTCAGCTTTGGTAATCTTTAGATTTTCAATTTTTCCTGCTTTTAAAAAAGGGAAATTGAGAAATAGGATGGAATTTCTTTTTGAAATTACTCCTTTCGTGGGTACTCCCGCACACTCACTGAATCCATCTTCTATTTTATAATCGACCTTTGCAAGGTAATATTCTCCTTTTTCCTCATAAAGATCTAGCCATCCATCATTTAAAATTTTGCTCGGATCTTCTGAATCGTCATAAATCCGATAGGTATCTATCATGAAAATGGATGCTTCTTTATTGGTAGAGGTTTTGATGCTAGGCCTGCTCACTGCACTTGTGTCGCTTGTTATTTCACTAGCGGCAGTGTCATTAGGAATTGTCTTATTAACCGGACTCTGATTTTGACAGGACTGAAAAATAAGTGTTATAAATAGTGCTGTAAGGCTTAAATATTTCATCGTGCATTATAATTTGAATAATTAAATATAGAAATTTTAATGCACGATGTAAATAAACTTTCTTAATCTGTTAATGCTTCTTTCAATATGCGGAACGAGTCAAGACATTTTTGATCATCATAAATATAAGATATGGCCATAAGTTCATCGATTTGTAGTTTTTCGATGAACGGTTCCAATTCCTTTCTGATGGTCTCTTTGTCTCCTATAAAGCTGCAGGAAAGCATATTGTCTGCGGCTTGCTCAATACTTGGAATCCCTTTGTAAATAACCTCAAATGTTGGAGGTGACAATGGTGCTCTTGTATTGGTTAGAATCCCCGCAAATAAATTTTTTACACTTGTTGACTGTAATTCGGCTTCTTCTACTGTTTTCGCGGCAATTACATTGACACAAACAATAAAATATGGTGCTGAAAGACTAGCTGACGGTTTGAAGTTCTGGTGGTAGATGGCACTTGCTTGAGCCAGTTGTGCCGGTGCAAAATGTGCGGCAAATGCATAGGGTAGTCCAAGGCTGGCGGCTAAATCGGCACTGTCTGTACTGGATCCTAAAATATATAAAGGAACGTTTAGACCTTCGGCCGGAAAAGCTCTTACTTTGGAGTCAACATTACTGTCACTAAAATATTGTTGCAGTGCCGCAACATCCTGTGGAAATTGGTATGCTGTATTAAAATTATTGCGACGTAATGCCATTGCTGTTTCTTGGTCCGTTCCAGGAGCTCTGCCTAATCCAAGATCAATACGATTTGGATAAAGAGTCTCTAAGGTACCGAATTGCTCTGCAATGACAAGGGGCGAATGGTTCGGTAGCATAATACCTCCAGATCCAACACGAATGGTTTTGGTGTTTGCTGCGATGTGCTGAATAACGAGCGAGGTTGCTGAACTGGCAATGTATTCCATATTGTGGTGTTCTGCTACCCAGATTCTTTTATATCCTAACTGCTCAATATGTTGCGCTATTTTTATGGTTCTGTTATATGCTTCTGACGTTGTGCAACCTTTTTTGATTGGCGCAAGATCTAAAGCTGATAAAGCAATATTTCTCATATAATAAAATTATGCTTTATTTTAGGAAAATATGTAATGGTATTGTCGCTTTACTATTTTCGTGTCGCGTGGATGACAATCAGTTCTCCTGTATGATCTGTAGTAAAAAAACTATGTAATTCACCGCCGTCCATAATTTTAAATTTCTTTTTTAGTACTTCTGTTTTTAAAGGGAAATTTCTAGCTACAGCGTTTGTTCTTAATTTTTCTTTTGATTTTTTGAAGATGGAAAACGGAATAACTTCGATGATTTCATAAATTTTTCCTAAAAAATCTTCTTGGTAAATTTCTGAACTATATAGGTGCGTATGTTGGTGCAGTTTTTTAAGATCAAATGCTTTGGTTATACTCTTAAAAGCACCAGCTTTAGTAAGACATACATCCGGTTCATAAAGATAACGCAGCGGTGCTGAAAATGAAGTGACCGTTTCAGTTTCTTCTGCCTGTGTGAATGTGAATTGTTGTGTTTTGTCACCAAAAATACGGACAGCGGTAATCTCTGGTTGACCAGAAAAATCTCTTTCTTGAATGAAAAGTAGCTCTTTACAGTCATTTTGGAGACTAATGACATAGATTTGCTTGACATGGTTTAGCTCAGACAATGCTGCTGTGATGTCCAGAAGAGGAGCAACTTTTATCATGATATGGGCTGCTCTTTGTAGAAAGTTTTCCTGTAAGGAAACGATGTTGGGTTCGCAATCACTCAACATGAAAACTTTTTGCTGCGCCACCCTGCGGGAAGGATCTATGTATATATACCCTATGTTAAGATCTTTATTTTTAGCAATATAGTCTACTCCATCTGAAGCGATAACTTCTATGTTTTTAGCTTGTAATTGCTTGGCATTGTATTGAGATATGAGTGCAAGTTGCGGATTGATCTCACAGGAAATTACTTTTTTAGCTCTTTTTGAAAAGTAAAAATCATCAATACCAAAGCCGCTCGTGATATCGATTAAAGTGACGTTTTCCGGAATTAGTGATGCTTTGAATATCGCTGTTTTTTCCGAAGAACATTGTTCTAAGTTTAATTTATCGGGGTAATATATGTTCGCTGTTTCTGCCCAAAGCGGAATTTTTTTGCGACATCGCTGTCTGCCATCTATTTGTGTCGCAAGTTCAGACGAGGTAATTCCTTCAAAAGGAGATTTTTTTAGCGCTAATTTAGCGGAAGATTCTGATTCATTTTGATTAATAAAATCTTGAACCTCCTTTTGAAGGATAAGTGTATTCATTTATATTTTTTTTACAAGAAGCTGGCAAGTATAGGTATCTTTCAGTTCGCTGATCACCTGTTTATCCACTAAAACTCTATTGATTGTTTCTTGGTTATAGTAACGGATGGTGATAAGCTCTAGACCAGTTTCAATATTGACTTTGAATTTTTTCTTTAATTCGTCCAGTACTTCCAGGATGTTTTGACCGGTATCGTCTACAGCAACTGAAAAATTGATTGCACTGTTGTGCATCATATTGATTTTAATGCGGAATTGGTGAAACAAATTGAAAATATCGCGCAGATTATCTTCTACAATAAATGAAAAGTCACGCGGTGAAATGGATATCAAAATTTGATTGACCTTAAAAATAAACGATGGTACAGGTAAAGATACATTTGTGCTCTTGATCTTAGTTCCTGGCACTTCCGGATTAAGGAACGACCGCACATTTAACTGGATATTTTTATTCTGAAGTGGCTTAATTGTTTTCGGATGAATAACGGTTGCTCCATAATAGGTCAATTCAATTGCATCTGTATAAGATAATTCAGGTATCAATTCAGTTTTTTCAAACCATTTTGGATCGGCATTGAGTACACCTGGTACATCCTTCCAAATTGTCACGTGTTCAGCATTTAAACATGCTGCAAAGATTGCTGCCGAATAGTCTGATCCTTCACGACCTAATGTTGT
This region includes:
- a CDS encoding DUF1345 domain-containing protein codes for the protein MSAILFWITFSLSYSAVSWFIFYQMPVNRIVRKAASEDGSRLFVSIFILMASFACLFAVLLIIITDSTTDMPKGASISICVLSMMSSWFLVHTTYVFHYAHLYYADGATGKGLDFPGNEKPDYMDFAYFSFVLGCTFQVSDIEVSSRKIRRVVLFHGLLAFALNTFVVALTINIISGLIH
- a CDS encoding LLM class flavin-dependent oxidoreductase; its protein translation is MRNIALSALDLAPIKKGCTTSEAYNRTIKIAQHIEQLGYKRIWVAEHHNMEYIASSATSLVIQHIAANTKTIRVGSGGIMLPNHSPLVIAEQFGTLETLYPNRIDLGLGRAPGTDQETAMALRRNNFNTAYQFPQDVAALQQYFSDSNVDSKVRAFPAEGLNVPLYILGSSTDSADLAASLGLPYAFAAHFAPAQLAQASAIYHQNFKPSASLSAPYFIVCVNVIAAKTVEEAELQSTSVKNLFAGILTNTRAPLSPPTFEVIYKGIPSIEQAADNMLSCSFIGDKETIRKELEPFIEKLQIDELMAISYIYDDQKCLDSFRILKEALTD
- a CDS encoding class I SAM-dependent methyltransferase, with product MNTLILQKEVQDFINQNESESSAKLALKKSPFEGITSSELATQIDGRQRCRKKIPLWAETANIYYPDKLNLEQCSSEKTAIFKASLIPENVTLIDITSGFGIDDFYFSKRAKKVISCEINPQLALISQYNAKQLQAKNIEVIASDGVDYIAKNKDLNIGYIYIDPSRRVAQQKVFMLSDCEPNIVSLQENFLQRAAHIMIKVAPLLDITAALSELNHVKQIYVISLQNDCKELLFIQERDFSGQPEITAVRIFGDKTQQFTFTQAEETETVTSFSAPLRYLYEPDVCLTKAGAFKSITKAFDLKKLHQHTHLYSSEIYQEDFLGKIYEIIEVIPFSIFKKSKEKLRTNAVARNFPLKTEVLKKKFKIMDGGELHSFFTTDHTGELIVIHATRK
- a CDS encoding aspartate kinase, whose protein sequence is MQVFKFGGASVKDAESVKNSAHIISKYKVDALLVVVSAMGKTTNLLEDVTKAYHQNTGEAFEILEKAKAFHYNILSGLFEDSNHPIFDEIANCFVEIEWILEEEPQDSFDYLFDQIVSTGEIVSSKILAAYLNHIGVKSQWLDARNYIMTDNTYTEAQVNWEKTEAIIQAEIPKILSEYIGVTQGFIGSTSENFTTTLGREGSDYSAAIFAACLNAEHVTIWKDVPGVLNADPKWFEKTELIPELSYTDAIELTYYGATVIHPKTIKPLQNKNIQLNVRSFLNPEVPGTKIKSTNVSLPVPSFIFKVNQILISISPRDFSFIVEDNLRDIFNLFHQFRIKINMMHNSAINFSVAVDDTGQNILEVLDELKKKFKVNIETGLELITIRYYNQETINRVLVDKQVISELKDTYTCQLLVKKI